A window of Cucurbita pepo subsp. pepo cultivar mu-cu-16 unplaced genomic scaffold, ASM280686v2 Cp4.1_scaffold002706, whole genome shotgun sequence contains these coding sequences:
- the LOC111786763 gene encoding uncharacterized protein LOC111786763, whose product MGNSLRHCLGCVLPCGALDLIRVVHLNGHVQEFSPPIAAAEILDANPGHVLTTPSDDHHHLVRHVTILSPESHLRRGGIYFLIPASSDHRKAAKKPSSATSSDAVSNDLTHRMEDVIVFKNAKPGRRDRRSSRAGSGAWRPHLLSINED is encoded by the coding sequence ATGGGGAATAGTTTAAGGCATTGTCTGGGTTGTGTTCTTCCCTGTGGCGCTTTGGACTTGATCAGAGTGGTTCATCTCAACGGTCATGTCCAAGAATTCTCTCCGCCCATCGCCGCCGCCGAGATCCTAGATGCCAATCCTGGACACGTCCTCACCACTCCCTCCGACGACCACCACCACCTCGTCCGTCATGTTACCATTCTCTCCCCCGAATCTCACCTCCGTCGTGGCGGCATTTATTTCTTGATCCCGGCCAGTTCCGACCACCGGAAGGCTGCCAAAAAGCCCTCCTCCGCCACCTCCAGCGACGCTGTTTCCAACGATCTCACCCACCGCATGGAGGATGTCATTGTCTTCAAGAACGCTAAACCCGGCCGCCGAGATCGTCGGAGCAGCCGTGCCGGCAGCGGCGCGTGGCGGCCTCATCTACTGAGCATTAATGAAGATTAA